The following coding sequences lie in one Spinacia oleracea cultivar Varoflay chromosome 1, BTI_SOV_V1, whole genome shotgun sequence genomic window:
- the LOC110777631 gene encoding uncharacterized protein At5g39865 has translation MGCSASRLDTLLAKAIEDPSFSLSSHHSSFSSSSPSTNAVPSSSSTSCSSTSTYANSSAISKPRSLSTPLVHHPAVRKGDTHHLVSLTSTTYGSLIVVDNHPTSVDGGDFSGKSSPDSVINTWELMEGLEEEAEEGFNHDFGNDLKLKSLNSCDFDDAQKKPTLRLGLNLSDSVKKLSDSYVFVEMPQRRVEEGELDSNLNSKPLWQLLSEESLLSKMDPNVASSYQRALSSQSLGYNSSMRMNKSVDSSPFTPKVTKCVDSSAVVSKLCGDDSAGKVAGCEDKIVLYYTSVRGIRKTYEDCSAVRLILRGCRVMVDEKDISMDSNFKKELQSALGGKAFSLPQLFIRGKHVGGPDYVKQLHETGELERLLDGFPIQDCGFECEGCGDARFIPCSNCYGSRKVFQEEEGRTRRCPDCNENGLVRCPGCCS, from the coding sequence ATGGGGTGTTCAGCATCGAGGCTCGATACTCTTCTGGCAAAAGCCATTGAAGAcccttctttttctctctcctctcatcaTTCTTCCTTTTCGTCTTCTTCTCCCTCAACAAACGCcgttccttcttcttcttcaacatCGTGTTCTTCAACTTCTACTTATGCAAATTCTTCTGCAATTTCAAAACCTCGTTCTCTTTCAACTCCGTTAGTTCACCACCCTGCGGTTCGAAAAGGCGATACCCACCACCTTGTTTCGCTCACCTCCACCACTTACGGCTCTCTAATCGTCGTCGACAACCACCCCACCTCCGTTGACGGTGGTGATTTCTCCGGGAAGTCGTCGCCGGACTCTGTGATCAACACATGGGAACTTATGGAAGGGCTTGAGGAGGAGGCAGAGGAGGGGTTTAATCATGATTTTGGTAACGATTTAAAGCTTAAGTCTTTGAATTCTTGTGATTTTGATGATGCCCAGAAAAAACCCACTTTGAGATTAGGTTTAAATTTAAGTGATTCTGTGAAAAAATTAAGTGACTCCTATGTGTTTGTTGAAATGCCTCAACGAAGAGTTGAGGAAGGGGAGTTGGATTCTAACCTAAATTCGAAACCTTTGTGGCAACTTTTGTCTGAGGAGTCACTCCTATCTAAAATGGACCCTAATGTTGCTTCTAGCTATCAAAGGGCATTATCATCTCAAAGTTTGGGTTATAATTCATCTATGCGGATGAATAAGTCGGTGGATTCGAGTCCGTTTACTCCTAAAGTCACCAAGTGTGTGGATTCTAGTGCCGTGGTCTCGAAATTATGTGGTGATGATAGTGCTGGGAAGGTGGCTGGTTGTGAGGACAAAATTGTGCTTTATTATACCAGTGTGAGAGGGATTAGGAAGACTTATGAAGATTGTAGCGCGGTTCGATTGATACTTAGAGGGTGTAGGGTTAtggtagatgagaaagatatttCTATggattcaaattttaagaaggAATTACAAAGTGCACTTGGTGGAAAAGCATTTAGTTTGCCTCAACTGTTTATTAGAGGGAAGCATGTAGGAGGTCCTGATTATGTCAAGCAGTTGCACGAAACCGGAGAGTTGGAGAGGCTTTTGGATGGATTTCCGATTCAAGATTGTGGGTTTGAATGTGAGGGGTGTGGTGATGCGAGGTTTATTCCTTGCTCGAATTGTTATGGAAGCCGGAAGGTTTTTCAAGAAGAGGAAGGAAGAACTAGAAGGTGCCCTGACTGCAATGAGAATGGGTTAGTTCGTTGTCCTGGTTGTTGCTCGTGA